A region of Peromyscus maniculatus bairdii isolate BWxNUB_F1_BW_parent chromosome 7, HU_Pman_BW_mat_3.1, whole genome shotgun sequence DNA encodes the following proteins:
- the Ccr3 gene encoding C-C chemokine receptor type 3, whose translation MAFYIDEINTVVESFGTTPYEYEWATPCEKVSIRQLGSWLLPPLYSLVFIIGLLGNMVVVLILIKYRKLQIMTNIYLLNLAISDLLSLFTIPFWIHYVLWNEWRFGHHMCKLISGFYYLALYSEIFFIILLTIDRYLAIVHAVFALRARTVTFATITSIITWGLAGLAALPEFIFHESQDSFGEPFCGPRYPEGEEDSWKRFHALRMNIFGLALPLLIMVICYSGIIKTLLRCPNKKKDKAIRLIFVVMIVFFIFWTPYNLVLLLSAFHSTFLENSCQQSKHLDLAMQVTEVIAYTHCCINPVIYAFVGERFRKHLRLFFHRHVAIYLGKYIPFLPGEKMERTSSVSPSTGDQEISVVF comes from the coding sequence ATGGCATTCTACATAGATGAAATCAATACTGTGGTTGAAAGCTTTGGGACCACACCCTATGAATATGAGTGGGCAACGCCCTGTGAAAAAGTCAGCATCAGACAGCTGGGGTCATGGCTCCTGCCTCCATTGTACTCCCTGGTGTTCATCATTGGCCTCCTGGGCAACATGGTGGTTGTGTTGATCCTCATAAAGTACAGGAAGCTCCAAATTATGACTAATATTTACCTGCTCAACTTGGCAATTTCTGACCTGCTCTCTCTCTTCACCATTCCATTCTGGATTCACTATGTTTTGTGGAATGAGTGGCGTTTTGGCCATCACATGTGTAAACTAATCTCTGGGTTTTATTACCTTGCCTTGTACAGCGAGATATTTTTCATCATCCTGCTGACGATTGACAGGTACCTGGCCATTGTCCATGCTGTGTTTGCCCTTAGAGCCCGGACCGTGACTTTTGCTACCATCACCAGCATCATCACCTGGGGACTGGCAGGGCTGGCAGCATTACCTGAATTTATCTTCCATGAGTCCCAAGACAGCTTTGGAGAGCCTTTCTGTGGACCTCGTTACCCAGAAGGTGAAGAAGACAGCTGGAAGCGTTTCCATGCTCTGAGAATGAATATTTTTGGTTTAGCTCTCCCTCTCCTCATTATGGTTATCTGCTATTCAGGAATCATTAAAACTCTGCTGAGATGCCCCAATAAAAAAAAGGACAAGGCCATCCggcttatttttgttgttatgatagtcttttttattttttggaccCCATACAACCTGgttctccttctctctgcttttcacaGTACATTTTTGGAGAACAGCTGTCAACAGAGCAAACACCTGGACCTGGCCATGCAAGTGACTGAGGTGATCGCCTACACCCATTGCTGTATCAACCCAGTCATCTATGCCTTTGTTGGTGAGAGGTTCCGGAAACACCTTCGGCTCTTTTTTCACAGACATGTGGCAATCTACCTGGGGAAATACATTCCATTCCTTCCTggtgagaaaatggaaagaaccaGTTCTGTTTCCCCATCGACTGGGGATCAAGAAATCTCTGTGGTGTTTTAG